The following are from one region of the Etheostoma spectabile isolate EspeVRDwgs_2016 chromosome 15, UIUC_Espe_1.0, whole genome shotgun sequence genome:
- the slc16a6b gene encoding solute carrier family 16 member 6b → MTMPHSQRCLGPKVYPEVPDGGWGWAVAMAFFVVEVCTYGTLKSLGVFLQDLMEEFGESNSRVSWVISICIFIFTFTAPLSTMLSNRFGCQRVVMMGGFLISLGTISSAFTNSINEMYITIGVVSGLGYCFSFLPTVTILAQYFSRRRALVTSVASSGESFALFTFAPAFTVLKEHIGWRYCLVILGTVQASVIACGLLLRPIIIEPKAAKEDSESDKESLYLKQMQTAYELENEQTRTSISSGVSQGSGDSGVTSLSASDGDLRTAGAESKAVEWEVQDKDCREPSLSTFLTPGEDMDEAGPLHPSRPKLLDFSVLKDGAFICYSLFGLFATLGFFAPQLYIIELSKSRGVEPGMASYMLSVMAVAEIFGRLSIGLVLNRVRCRKTLVLLGCVVLLCLVLVAFTVVWEFWGLVVCCALYGYFMGTVGSTHIPMLAEEDVVGIQKMSSSVGVYVFIQSFAGLAGPPLGGVLVDVTNNYGAAFYSCAVGMGLSAVCLALVGPAKSAMCQRQSVDREKDRSRDEEEKMSQDSGQADFLEVDLALDYSPVPQAGDQDNASVTGS, encoded by the exons ATGACGATGCCTCATTCCCAGCGTTGTTTGGGTCCAAAAGTTTACCCAGAGGTGCCCGATGGCGGCTGGGGCTGGGCTGTGGCCATGGCCTTCTTCGTGGTGGAGGTCTGCACCTATGGGACCCTCAAGAGCCTGGGGGTCTTCCTCCAGGATCTGATGGAAGAGTTTGGGGAGAGCAACAGCCGAGTGTCCTGGGTTATTTCCATCTGTATCTTCATCTTTACCTTCACTG cCCCCCTGTCCACGATGCTGAGCAACCGCTTCGGCTGCCAACGCGTGGTGATGATGGGAGGCTTCCTCATCAGCCTGGGAACCATCAGCTCCGCCTTCACCAACTCCATCAACGAGATGTACATCACCATCGGTGTTGTCTCAG GCCTCGGCTACTGCTTCAGCTTCCTTCCGACCGTCACCATCCTCGCCCAGTACTTCTCCAGACGCCGGGCCCTCGTCACCTCCGTCGCGTCCTCGGGGGAGTCCTTTGCTTTATTCACATTTGCTCCAG CCTTCACTGTACTGAAGGAACACATTGGCTGGCGCTACTGTCTGGTCATCCTCGGCACCGTCCAGGCGTCTGTGATCGCCTGCGGGCTTCTCCTCCGTCCAATCATCATTGAGCCAAAGGCTGCAAAGGAGGACAGTGAATCAGACAAAGAGTCTCTCTACCTGAAGCAGATGCAGACTGCTTACGAGCTGGAGAACGAGCAAACCAGGACCTCCATCAGTTCAGGGGTCTCCCAGGGTTCAGGGGACTCGGGTGTCACGTCCCTCTCTGCTTCAGACGGAGACCTGAGGACTGCAGGGGCTGAAAGCAAGGCTGTGGAGTGGGAGGTGCAGGACAAAGACTGCAGGGAGCCGTCTCTGTCCACATTTCTCACCCCAGGCGAGGACATGGATGAGGCAGGTCCTCTCCATCCTTCCAGACCCAAACTTCTGGACTTCTCTGTCCTTAAAGACGGGGCCTTTATCTGTTACTCCCTGTTTGGCTTGTTTGCCACACTGGGCTTCTTCGCCCCGCAGCTCTACATCATCGAGCTGAGTAAGAGCCGGGGCGTGGAGCCCGGCATGGCGTCCTACATGCTCTCTGTGATGGCCGTGGCCGAGATCTTCGGCCGGCTGTCCATCGGGCTGGTGTTGAACAGGGTCCGGTGCAGGAAGACCTTGGTGCTGCTGGGCTGTGTGGTTCTGCTGTGCCTGGTGCTGGTGGCCTTCACTGTAGTGTGGGAGTTCTGGGGCCTGGTGGTCTGCTGCGCCCTCTACGGCTACTTCATGGGCACCGTGGGCTCCACTCACATCCCCATGCTGGCGGAGGAAGACGTGGTAGGCATCCAGAAGATGTCTTCCTCTGTGGGAGTGTATGTCTTCATCCAGAGCTTTGCTGGGCTGGCAGGGCCCCCCCTCGGAG GTGTGCTGGTGGATGTCACCAACAACTACGGCGCTGCCTTCTACTCCTGCGCGGTGGGCATGGGCCTCAGCGCCGTCTGCCTGGCGCTGGTCGGCCCCGCCAAGTCTGCCATGTGCCAAAGACAGAGCGTAGACCGAGAGAAAGACAGGAGCAGAGACGAAGAGGAGAAGATGTCTCAGGACAGCGGCCAGGCCGACTTTTTGGAGGTGGACTTGGCCCTGGACTACAGTCCGGTCCCACAGGCCGGGGATCAGGACAACGCCTCTGTTACAGGAAGCTGA